The Longimicrobium sp. genome includes a window with the following:
- a CDS encoding class I tRNA ligase family protein encodes MADDTKLGGELETAPDLVKLEHEVLAFWKERGCFDQLREKNRQGPVFRFLDGPITANNPMGVHHAWGRSYKDLYNRFWTMRGRKLRYQNGFDCQGLWIEVEVEKELALGSKRDIEALGVDRFVEMCKERVRRFAAVQTQQSIRLGQWMRWDDSYHTMSDENNYTIWAFLKKVWEKGWLYKGKDAMPWCPRCGTGISQHEIVTEGYQDLTHTSIFVRFPLLDRADEALLVWTTTPWTLTSNVAAAVHPDLTY; translated from the coding sequence ATGGCAGACGACACGAAGCTGGGTGGCGAGCTGGAGACCGCGCCCGACCTGGTGAAGCTGGAGCACGAGGTGCTGGCGTTCTGGAAGGAGCGCGGGTGCTTCGACCAGCTGCGCGAGAAGAACCGCCAGGGGCCGGTGTTCCGCTTCCTCGACGGGCCGATCACCGCCAACAACCCCATGGGCGTGCACCACGCCTGGGGGCGTTCTTACAAGGACCTCTACAACCGCTTCTGGACGATGCGCGGCCGCAAGCTTCGCTACCAGAACGGCTTCGACTGCCAGGGCCTCTGGATCGAGGTCGAGGTCGAGAAGGAGCTCGCGCTCGGCTCGAAGCGCGACATCGAGGCGCTCGGCGTCGACCGCTTCGTCGAGATGTGCAAGGAGCGGGTGCGGCGCTTCGCGGCCGTCCAGACCCAGCAGTCGATCCGGCTCGGCCAGTGGATGCGGTGGGACGACTCGTACCACACCATGTCGGACGAGAACAACTACACGATCTGGGCCTTCCTCAAGAAGGTCTGGGAGAAGGGCTGGCTCTACAAGGGCAAGGATGCAATGCCCTGGTGCCCGCGCTGCGGCACCGGTATCTCCCAGCACGAGATCGTCACCGAGGGCTACCAGGACCTTACCCACACGAGCATCTTCGTGCGGTTCCCGCTCCTCGACCGGGCCGACGAGGCGCTGCTCGTCTGGACGACCACCCCCTGGACGCTGACTTCGAACGTCGCGGCGGCCGTTCACCCCGACCTGACCTAC